The genome window CTTCAAGTGATGCAAATCCAAGTGTGAATCCAAGTGTAACTACTACTTATACTGTTACCAAAACACATACCGCTTCAGGATGCAGTGATACAGATGATGTAGTTGTAACCGTGAATAAACCAGAAGTAACAGCAGCAGCCGGATCTGATTTTACCAAAAATTGTCTGATTAATACATCAGGCGGTTCAATTGGCGAAGCTGCTCAGCAGGGATATACCTATTCCTGGACTTCCTCTCCAGCTGGTTTTACTTCAAATGCTGCAAATCCAATTGTAAATCCGAGTGTTACTACCACTTACACCGTTACAAAAACTCATACCGCTTCTGGCTGTAGTGATACTGACGATGTAACTGTTACAGTAAACAAACCGGATGTTACTGCCAATGCAGGATCTGATTTCACCAAAAATTGTCTGGTTAATACTTCCGGAGGTTCAATCGGTGAAGCTGCACAGCAGGGATATACTTATTCATGGACTTCTTCTCCTGCAGGATTTACTTCAACTGATGCAAATCCAAGCGTGAATCCAAGTGTAACCACTACTTATACTGTTACCAAAACACATACTGCTTCAGGATGCAGTGATACTGACGATGTAGTTGTAACCGTAAATAAACCAGAAGTAACAGCAGCAGCCGGAGCCGACTTTACAAAAAACTGTAACGTGAATTCAAATGGGGGCACTATTGGCGAAGCTGCTCAGCAGGGTTATACCTATTCCTGGACTTCCTCTCCAGCTGGTTTTACTTCAAATGCTGCGAATCCAAGTGTAAATCCGAGTGTTACTACCACTTACACTGTTACAAAAACTCACACCGTTTCTGGCTGCAGTGATACTGACGATGTAATTGTTACTGTAAACAAACCGGATGTTACTGCCAATGCAGGATCTGATTTCACTATAAACTGTCTCGTTAATACATCAGGAGGTTCAATCGGTGAAGCTGCACAGCAGGGATACACTTATTCATGGACTTCTTCTCCAATTGGTTTTACTTCAAATGATGCAAATCCAAGTGTGAATCCAAGCGTTACCACTACTTATACTGTTACCAAAACACATACCGCTTCTGGCTGTAGTGATACAGATGATGTAGTTGTAACCGTGAATAAACCAGAAGTAACAGCAGCAGCCGGAGCCGACTTTACCAAAAACTGCAGCATGAATGCAAATGGGGGCACTATTGGCGAAGCTGCTCAGCAGGGATATACTTATTCATGGACTTCTTCTCCTATAGGATTTACTTCAAGTGATGCAAATCCAAGCGTGAATCCGAGTGTTACTACCACTTACACCGTTACAAAAACGCATACCGCTTCTGGCTGTAGTGATACTGACGATGTAACTGTTACAGTAAACAAACCGGATGTTACTGCCAATGCAGGATCTGATTTCACCAAAAATTGTCTGTTTAATACTTCCGGAGGTTCAATCGGTGAAGCTACACAGCAGGGATATACTTATTCATGGACTTCTTCTCCTGCAGGATTTACTTCAACTGATGCAAATCCAAGCGTGAATCCAAGTGTAACCACTACTTATACTGTTACCAAAACACATACTGCTTCTGGCTGTAGTGATACAGATGATGTAACTGTTACTTTGAATACTCTAACACCAACACCATTTACATTACACAATCTAGAAATTTGTTCTCCATTACCTGTAAGTCTTCTTTCAGCAATTCAGGAAGCATTGCCAGATCCTTCTGTAGAAAGCGTAACTTTCTGGAGAGATGCTCAAGCAATGAATGATCAGATAACTGGCAGTGACATTACAAATTTCACCGCTGGTCCTGGTACTTACACTATTTATATAAAAGAAGTACTTCTAGCATCAGGATGTTCTAGAATACAGCAGTTCAATATCGATGTTAAATCCTGCAGTGCTGCATTATGCACCTATACACAAGGATACTATGGTAACCCAGGAGGCATGTCATGTGCCGAAGGAAAACCATACAGTACTTATAATTTAATTGCCAAAGCTTTAGCTTCCTATGGAGGAACAATGACCATTGGTTCTGCCGGACATTCTGTTTGGATGACTGCTCCTGATGATATAGACGATATCATTAGAGTTATGCCTGGAGGAGGCCCTGCCAAAGTATTGTTCACTGGTGATATTCAGATAAGTTCATTAACTCCTAATTACTTAAAAAATGGCAAAATCAATAATTCTTTGTTGGCACAAACTATTGCTTTAGGCCTTAACATAGGTATAAATGGAAACCTTGGTAATTTCGAATTAAAAACAGGAACTTTTGCTGTTGCTGAACCCGAAGGGGGCTGTGGATCTGATGCTCCAAAAACCAGACAATGTTCCCCTGGAGGATACACACCAGTAATCAACGAGTTCAAATATTATTCTATCCCGACAAAAGTCATTAATGCTATTTCTCCAAAAACAGTTCAAGGATTATTTGCCTTAGCAAATCAAGCATTGGGAGGCGGAAGCACAAATGGCTTGACATTGTCCGAAATCACCGCAGCTGTTGATTTAATCAATAATGCTTTCGATGAATGCAGAATATTTGTAGGCTACGGTGTTGAACCACTTGAATGTGCAGCTCCTGTTGAAAGTCTTATCAATACTTTTTCAACAGATACTGCAAAAGTAAGTGACACTTCTTCTTTCACAGCAGCTCCGGTTCCTTTCAGAGACCAGCTTACTGTAAGCTATAATTTTGATTTTGTTACCGATGTAAAAATTGAAGTATTCAATACCATGGGAGTTGTAGTTGCATCCAGCTACGATACTAATGGCTATTTGAATAAATCCGTTTTATTAAACATTCCATACACTGGTCAGGAAGAAGTTTATATCATAAAATTAACCACCAATAGAGGAAGCAGTACTCAAAAAGTAATTTCTTCCAGATAATAATTAACCAATTTTAACCAAGAAGCATCCGCCGCAAACGGATGCTTTTTTTGTATCATTTATTTCGGTGCTGGATAATAACCGAAAACAAAAAAGACTTTCTTCCGAAAGCCTTTTTAAATTTATAAACAGCAAAAAAACTACTTAGTCAAAAGTAATTCTCTGTATTTAGTCAAAGTCCATAATTCATTGTCAACCAATAATTCTAATTTATCACAGTGGCTTCTGATAATTTCAAAATAAGGTTTTACATTGTTACAGTACGCTTCAGCCATTGCCTGTGCATCAGTCAGATTATTAGCTTTCTTTCTTTCTTCGGTCATCTCTTCTACTTTAGAATTAATTCCCTCGATATGTCCAGAAATCTCTTTGATTAAAATAATCTGTTCTTTTGCGATTGACTCAAATTCAGAACCAAAAATATCTTTCAGCCCTTTTACATTTTCAATCAAAGTATTCTGATACTTGATAGCAGTCGGAATTACATGGTTTTTAGAAATATCGCCTAAAACCCTGCCTTCAATCTGAATTTTTTTGGTGTATTCTTCCAATTCAATTTCATAACGGGCTTCTAATTCTACATGATTCATAATACCCATTTCTCCAAATAAGCTAACAGCTTGTTTAGAAGCTCTTGCTTTTAGGGCCTCCGGAGTAGTTTTAAAATTGCTCAGTCCTCTTTTTGCAGCCTCTTTTTGCCAAGCATCACTATAACCGTCTCCTTCAAAAAGTATTTTTTTAGACTGTTTGATATATTCTCTAAGCACATTAAAAATAGCGTCATCTTTTTTCATGTCTTTCGACTCAATCAAAACATCTACTTCATTTTTAAAATCTTTAAGCTGTTTAGCAACAATCGTATTTAGTGTTGTCATTGCATTAGAACAGTTTGCAGATGACCCTACAGCTCTGAACTCAAATTTATTACCTGTAAATGCAAATGGTGAAGTTCTGTTTCTATCGGTATTGTCCAAAAGAACATCTGGAATTTTACCCACAACATTCAGCTTTAAATCTGTTTTTTCTTCCGGAGATAATTTTCCAGTTGAAACTCCTTCTAATTCGGCTAAAACTTTAGTCAATTGCTCTCCAATAAAAACGGAAATAATAGCCGGCGGTGCTTCATTGGCTCCTAATCTATGATCGTTGCTCGCAGTGGCAATCGAACCTCTTAACAAAGCTTCATAATCATTTACCGCTTTGATAGTATTGATAAAGAAAGTCAAAAACTGTAAATTAGTCATTGGCGTTTTACTTGGACTCAATAAGTTAACCCCAGTATCAGTTGATAAGGACCAGTTATTGTGCTTTCCAGATCCGTTAACGCCTTTAAATGGTTTTTCGTGGAATAACACTTTAAAATCATGACGTTCTGCTACTTTATGCATAACATCCATCAACAAACAGTTGTGATCTACCGCTAGATTTGCTTCTTCAAAAATAGGAGCAAATTCAAATTGGTTTGGTGCCACTTCGTTATGACGTGTTTTGACAGGTATTCCCAATAAAATGCATTCTTGTTCCAAATCTCTCATGTATGTTAGGGCACGAGTTGGAATAGATCCAAAATAATGATCATCAAGCTGCTGTCCTTTGGCAGAAGTATGACCTAATAAAGTCCTTCCAGTCATAATAAGATCAGGACGTGAATTCGCTAATGATTTGTCAATTAAAAAATATTCCTGCTCCCATCCTAGTGTAGCTGTTACTTTCTTAACATTCTTGTCGAAATATTTACACACTTCAGTTGCTGCCTCATCCATTACTGACAAAGCTCTTAACAATGGGATTTTATTATCTAAAGCTTCGCCCGTATAAGAAATAAAAATAGTTGGAATACACAGAGTTGTACCGAATATAAAAGCTGGTGAAGTTGGATCCCATGCAGTATAACCTCGTGCCTCGAATGTGTTTCTGATACCGCCGTTCGGGAAACTCGATGCATCTGGTTCCTGCTGTACCAGCTGAGCACCTCCAAATTTCTCTAATGGATCGCTTCCGTCATACGAAGTTTCAAAAAAAGCATCATGCTTTTCTGCTGTAGTTCCTGTAAGAGGCTGAAACCAATGCGTATAATGGGTAACTCCTTTGGCTAATGCCCATTCTTTCATTCCCATAGCAATATAGTCAGCCAGTTTTCTGTCTATTTTATTCCCATACTGAACAGCTCCCTGCACTGCTTTGAAAGCATCCGAAGTCAAAAACTGCTTCATTGCCTTATCATTAAACACATTAGACCCAAAAAGTTCTGATTTCCTTCCAGTTTCCTGAAAATCAATCAGCTTTCTATTAGAAGCTTCTTTTAAAGCCTGAAAACGAATTGATGACATATCTTATATCTTAAAAATTAATATCCTTTGAATAAACATATACAAATATAAATTATTTATGTTCAACAAATAATCAAAGCATTCACGAATAAATGTGAACATAAATTTGATTAGATATAATTCAAAAAAAAATACCTGAACTTCTCAAATTTTCAATGAGAGTAATAAAATTCTTAATTAAAATTTAATATTCAAAAAATACACATTACGAATTTAATCATTATACCCCTCTAAAATTATATTTTTTCAATTATACCCCTCCTAAAATGCAGTAATATCAAAAATTTAAAACACCTAAATAAAAAGCACCCCCCAATTTTATGACATAAGTAAATTATTTTATATTTGCATCTGAAAAAACAAAAAAAATAAATTATATTATTATGGCTAAAATAAAATTAGAGTACATCTGGTTAGACGGATACGAACCAACACAAAATTTAAGAAGTAAAACTAAAGTTGAAGAGCACGAAAATTTCCAAGGAACACTTGCTGAACTAGGAAACTGGTCTTTTGACGGTTCTTCTACAAAACAAGCTGAAGGTGGTTCATCTGACTGTTTGTTAGTACCAGTTGCAATCTACCCAGATCCAACACGTATCAATGGATACTTAGTAATGTCTGAAGTTATGTATGCTGACGGTACTCCTCACCCTTCAAACGGTAGAGCTACTATTGATGATGACAATGATGATTTCTGGTTTGGATTCGAACAAGAATACTTTATCATGGACACTAAAACTTTATTACCTTTAGGTTTCCCTGTAGGAGGTTATCCAGCTCCACAAGGTATGTACTACTGTTCAGTAGGCGGAAAAAACACACACGGAAGAAAATTAGTTGAAGAGCATGCAGATTTATGTATCGCTGCTGGAATCAACTTTGAAGGTATCAATCAAGAAGTTGCTTGTGGACAATGGGAATTCCAATTGTTTGCTAAAGGAGCTAAAAAAGCAGGTGATGAAATCTGGGTTGCTAGATACTTACTTGACCGTTTGACTGAGAAATATGGTTACTATATTGAGTACCACCCAAAACCACTAGGTGATACAGACTGGAATGGTTCTGGAATGCACGCTAACTTCTCTAACGAAGTATTGAGAACATGTGGAGATCAAGCTACTTACGAGAAAATCTGTGAAGCTTTCCGTCCTGTAACTGCTGAGCATATTGCTGTATACGGAGCTTACAACGATCAGCGTTTGACTGGTAAACACGAAACTGCTTCTATTCACGATTTCTCTTATGGAGTATCTGACAGAGGATGTTCTATCCGTATTCCTTTAATGACCGTTCAAAAAGGATGGAAAGGATGGCTGGAAGACAGAAGACCAGCATCTAATGGTGATCCATACAAAATTGCGGCTAGAATTATCAAAACTGTAAAATCAGCGTTGTAATCATAACCAAATTAATCACAAAAGTGCCTTTCTAACCGAAGGCACTTTTTTTATTTAAACAAATTACAGTATCTTTAGAAACCAATAAAGTTCAAATTTACCTGAACACATTTAAAAGAAGCCGTTATGATCGTTTGGATATTATTTCTCATTCTAATTTTTATATTTCTAGGCCTTGATTTAGGAGTATTTAATAAAACACCGCATATAATAAGCACAAAAGAAGCGAGCAAATGGACAGCAATCTGGTTTACCTTATCAATGCTCTTTTCTGGAGTTGTCTATTGGCTTTACTCAACTGATTATGTAGTCAACCAAAGTCATTTAAAACCTTCTGTAGCAGCAATGAAATTCATAACAGGCTACCTGATTGAATTATCATTAAGCATAGACAATATATTTGTAATTGCACTGATTTTTGCCTCCTTCAAAATCCAAAAAAAACTCCAGCACCGTGTTTTATTCTGGGGTATATTAGGAGCAATTATTTTTAGGGGAATAATGATTTTTTTCGGAGTTTTATTAATCCAAAAATTCAGCTGGACCTCTTATGTTTTTGGAGCTTTTCTTTTATTTACAGCCATGAAAATGCTTTTCAGCTCAGATGACAATGAAGAATTCGACCCAAAAAAATCTATAATCTATAAAGTTTTAGGAAAAATAATCCCGATTTCAACTCACACGGACAAAGAACATTTTTTTATAAAAACCAAAAAAGGAAACGCTGCTACCCCTCTTTTTGTAGCACTGATAATTATAGAAGTAATGGATGTTGTTTTTGCAGTAGACAGTGTTCCTGCCATATTAGCCATTACAGCTGATCCTTTTCTTGTTTTTAGTTCCAACATTTTTGCCATACTCGGATTGCGTTCGCTATACTTTTTCCTTGCCAATATGCTGGAAAAATTCAGCCATTTGGAATACAGCCTGATCGCTATTTTAAGTTTTGTTGGACTAAAGATGCTACTGCATGATTATATAGAAATTCCAGAATGGGCTTCGCTTGGGTTTATCGCTTTGGCACTTGCAATCGGCGTTATTGTTTCTTTGCAGATTAGCGAAAAAGAGAAAAAATAAGTTACTCAATTAATATAATAAAAAAGGGAAATCGAAATGATTTCCCTTTTTTATTATATTACACTTTTAATTTAACATAAAAATCTTATGTTAAATCAGGTAATTTTTAGTACAAAATATAAAAATTGTAATATTTTTACACCATTGATTAATTCATCAAAAAAAGCAAACATTATGAAAAAAAATTATCTTTATTTAGTTCTTTTGTTACTTACCAATTTATTAGCAGTAGGACAAAAAGTTACACTAACGCCGATAACGGTAAATGGTGCAAATATAAGTACCGGACCAATCAATTTAGGCTCTGTTAATAGCTCAACCGTTACACTATCTGTTAAAGTAGCATTAAAAATCGCCCCAAATGACAGCAGTCCTGGCACCATTAATATTTATCAACAAAAAAGTGCTTCATCTCCTGCTTTTGCCCCTACAGGAGGCAACGGTGGAGAAATGCTTTTCTTAGGAAGCACAACAGCAGAAAGAAGTTTTAACATTTCATTAGAATTTTCAAATTTCGATCCTAGTGGTGGTATTATTTATGCAGAGTATAAAACTTATTCTGGTACAATATATAAAAGCGACCCCATTTCTGTTATAAGACAATCAAGCAGTACTGGAGGAAGTGGAATACCTGCCGATGCGCCAAACCCAGCAAACATATCAAATACTTTATGCTGTAACCAGACAGTAAGACTTGGTGACAAACCAGCCCCAATAGTTGGTTCACAATATGCAAATCCATATGAAAATTATGGTTATGGTATAAACAGCTCATTCAGCATCAACAGTAGCCTACCTTTTGAAATAGATAAAATTAATAAAACCTTAAATTTCGATTATACAACTGAGCTTAAAAATATTACAATTACA of Flavobacterium marginilacus contains these proteins:
- a CDS encoding glutamine synthetase beta-grasp domain-containing protein translates to MAKIKLEYIWLDGYEPTQNLRSKTKVEEHENFQGTLAELGNWSFDGSSTKQAEGGSSDCLLVPVAIYPDPTRINGYLVMSEVMYADGTPHPSNGRATIDDDNDDFWFGFEQEYFIMDTKTLLPLGFPVGGYPAPQGMYYCSVGGKNTHGRKLVEEHADLCIAAGINFEGINQEVACGQWEFQLFAKGAKKAGDEIWVARYLLDRLTEKYGYYIEYHPKPLGDTDWNGSGMHANFSNEVLRTCGDQATYEKICEAFRPVTAEHIAVYGAYNDQRLTGKHETASIHDFSYGVSDRGCSIRIPLMTVQKGWKGWLEDRRPASNGDPYKIAARIIKTVKSAL
- a CDS encoding glutamine synthetase III, with translation MSSIRFQALKEASNRKLIDFQETGRKSELFGSNVFNDKAMKQFLTSDAFKAVQGAVQYGNKIDRKLADYIAMGMKEWALAKGVTHYTHWFQPLTGTTAEKHDAFFETSYDGSDPLEKFGGAQLVQQEPDASSFPNGGIRNTFEARGYTAWDPTSPAFIFGTTLCIPTIFISYTGEALDNKIPLLRALSVMDEAATEVCKYFDKNVKKVTATLGWEQEYFLIDKSLANSRPDLIMTGRTLLGHTSAKGQQLDDHYFGSIPTRALTYMRDLEQECILLGIPVKTRHNEVAPNQFEFAPIFEEANLAVDHNCLLMDVMHKVAERHDFKVLFHEKPFKGVNGSGKHNNWSLSTDTGVNLLSPSKTPMTNLQFLTFFINTIKAVNDYEALLRGSIATASNDHRLGANEAPPAIISVFIGEQLTKVLAELEGVSTGKLSPEEKTDLKLNVVGKIPDVLLDNTDRNRTSPFAFTGNKFEFRAVGSSANCSNAMTTLNTIVAKQLKDFKNEVDVLIESKDMKKDDAIFNVLREYIKQSKKILFEGDGYSDAWQKEAAKRGLSNFKTTPEALKARASKQAVSLFGEMGIMNHVELEARYEIELEEYTKKIQIEGRVLGDISKNHVIPTAIKYQNTLIENVKGLKDIFGSEFESIAKEQIILIKEISGHIEGINSKVEEMTEERKKANNLTDAQAMAEAYCNNVKPYFEIIRSHCDKLELLVDNELWTLTKYRELLLTK
- a CDS encoding TerC family protein, producing the protein MIVWILFLILIFIFLGLDLGVFNKTPHIISTKEASKWTAIWFTLSMLFSGVVYWLYSTDYVVNQSHLKPSVAAMKFITGYLIELSLSIDNIFVIALIFASFKIQKKLQHRVLFWGILGAIIFRGIMIFFGVLLIQKFSWTSYVFGAFLLFTAMKMLFSSDDNEEFDPKKSIIYKVLGKIIPISTHTDKEHFFIKTKKGNAATPLFVALIIIEVMDVVFAVDSVPAILAITADPFLVFSSNIFAILGLRSLYFFLANMLEKFSHLEYSLIAILSFVGLKMLLHDYIEIPEWASLGFIALALAIGVIVSLQISEKEKK
- a CDS encoding T9SS type A sorting domain-containing protein, which produces MKKIFSFKIKSVQEYWYAFSCSLKTGFSNLTSTGFLIRDKKPQFASWLQNLALPAAFMGILLTGYTTVNAQNIKGVVPVATPLSGEAIDGDGWAHEPTGTIYENVGDLFDRVYYGIPNPPPIPDPANHGVLNLLDGSLLYPTQTFFLQDRYVNDLTIFTSSNKINDNPNTYTWGAGTSPNKNEIQNCGAHFSFGNPAIIGGESTNGTSFVSGTSRAGKATDLWCIFAGDRQVTNGSSYIDFEFLQKPLNITGATFGDFDPTKGVMPITGGSGGFTTQGLDGGRTVGDILITIEFTQGGGDATVVIRVWKAKAGGGFEYVVVPNNTFPGNVFCTNNNVTTTVPFDTYGTNPGSYAPNQWAEGAINLTEVFKNTNSNDPCFNISTLFIRTRSSGNSAQSELKDFPGAPIQLNLNLIPIAVAGDDFTKTCITNPDGKQIGETPQAGFTYSWSPTAGLSDPNIANPIANPSATTTYTVTKTKVGTECSATDSVIVTVNKPEVTAAAGADFTKNCNMNANGGTIGEAAQQGYTYSWTSSPIGFTSNAANPSVNPSVTTTYTVTKTHTASGCSDTDDVTVTVNKPDVTANAGSDFTKNCLVNTSGGSIGEAAQQGYTYSWTSSPIGFTSSDANPSVNPSVTTTYTVTKTHTASGCSDTDDVVVTVNKPEVTAAAGSDFTKNCLINTSGGSIGEAAQQGYTYSWTSSPAGFTSNAANPIVNPSVTTTYTVTKTHTASGCSDTDDVTVTVNKPDVTANAGSDFTKNCLVNTSGGSIGEAAQQGYTYSWTSSPAGFTSTDANPSVNPSVTTTYTVTKTHTASGCSDTDDVVVTVNKPEVTAAAGADFTKNCNVNSNGGTIGEAAQQGYTYSWTSSPAGFTSNAANPSVNPSVTTTYTVTKTHTVSGCSDTDDVIVTVNKPDVTANAGSDFTINCLVNTSGGSIGEAAQQGYTYSWTSSPIGFTSNDANPSVNPSVTTTYTVTKTHTASGCSDTDDVVVTVNKPEVTAAAGADFTKNCSMNANGGTIGEAAQQGYTYSWTSSPIGFTSSDANPSVNPSVTTTYTVTKTHTASGCSDTDDVTVTVNKPDVTANAGSDFTKNCLFNTSGGSIGEATQQGYTYSWTSSPAGFTSTDANPSVNPSVTTTYTVTKTHTASGCSDTDDVTVTLNTLTPTPFTLHNLEICSPLPVSLLSAIQEALPDPSVESVTFWRDAQAMNDQITGSDITNFTAGPGTYTIYIKEVLLASGCSRIQQFNIDVKSCSAALCTYTQGYYGNPGGMSCAEGKPYSTYNLIAKALASYGGTMTIGSAGHSVWMTAPDDIDDIIRVMPGGGPAKVLFTGDIQISSLTPNYLKNGKINNSLLAQTIALGLNIGINGNLGNFELKTGTFAVAEPEGGCGSDAPKTRQCSPGGYTPVINEFKYYSIPTKVINAISPKTVQGLFALANQALGGGSTNGLTLSEITAAVDLINNAFDECRIFVGYGVEPLECAAPVESLINTFSTDTAKVSDTSSFTAAPVPFRDQLTVSYNFDFVTDVKIEVFNTMGVVVASSYDTNGYLNKSVLLNIPYTGQEEVYIIKLTTNRGSSTQKVISSR